A window of Micromonospora eburnea genomic DNA:
CCGCGTACGAGGAGGACGCGCCGCTGCAGGCGCACGTCACCAACCTCGACGCCTCGCCGTTCCTCGGCCGCCTGGCGCTGTGCCGGGTCCGGCAGGGCACCATCAACAAGGGCCAGACGGTGGCCTGGTGCCGCACCGACGGCAGCACCCAGCGGGTCCGCATCTCCGAACTGCTGATGACCGAGGGCCTGGAGCGCAAGCCGGCCGAGTCCGCCGGGCCGGGCGACATCATCGCCGTCGCCGGCATCCCCGAGATCATGATCGGCGAGACCCTCGCGGACGCGGAGAACCCCGTCCCGCTGCCGCTGATCACCGTCGACGAGCCGGCCATCTCGATGACCATCGGCACCAACAACTCGCCGCTGGTCGGCCGGGTCAAGGGCGCCAAGGTCACCGCCCGCATGGTCAAGGACCGCCTCGACAAGGAACTGGTCGGCAACGTCTCGCTGCGGGTGCTGCCCACCGAGCGCCCCGACGCCTGGGAGGTGCAGGGCCGCGGCGAGCTGGCGCTGGCGATCCTGGTCGAGCAGATGCGCCGCGAGCAGTACGAGCTGACCGTCGGCAAGCCGCAGGTGGTCACCCGGGAGATCGACGGCCGGACCTGCGAGCCGGTCGAGCGGCTGACCATCGACGCCCCCGAGGAGTACCTCGGCGCGATCACCCAGCTCCTCGCGACCCGCAAGGGCCGGATGGAGCAGCTGGTCAACCACGGCACCGGCTGGATCCGGATGGAGTGGCTGGTCCCGGCCCGCGGCCTGATCGGCTTCCGTACCGAGTTCCTCACCGAGACCCGGGGCACCGGCATCCTGCACCACGTCTTCGAGTCGTACGAGCCGTGGTTCGGCGAGCTGCGCACCCGGGCCACCGGCTCGCTGGTCGCCGACCGCTCCGGCGCGGTCACCGCGTTCGCCATGACCAACCTCCAGGAGCGGGGCCAGCTCTTCGTCGAGCCCGGCACCGAGGTGTACGAGGGCATGATCGTCGGGGAGAACTCCCGCTCGGACGACATGGACGTCAACATCACCAAGGAGAAGAAGCTCACCAACATGCGCTCCTCGACCGCTGAGGAGACCGAGAAGCTGATCCCGCCGCGCAAGCTGTCGCTGGAGCAGGCCCTGGAGTTCTGCCGCGAGGACGAGTGCGTCGAGGTGACCCCCGCCGCGGTGCGCATCCGCAAGGTGATCCTCGACCAGACCCAGCGCGGCCGACTGGCCGCCCGCCGCAAGCACGCCGGCTGACCCGGCCCACCCACCGCACCCCGGAGCCCGGACCGCCCCCAGGCGGCCCGGGCTCCCCCATCTCCGCCCCAGCCGCGGCGGTTGATCAGGCGGCGGGTTTGGTGGCTTGGAGGGCCAGGACGTCGGGGACGGGGGTGGAGCCGGACTCCTGGACGCGGGTCACGGTCAGGCCGGCGGCGGTGACGGCGTTGAGCAGGTCCGCCAGGGGTAGGTGCCAGGCGCCCACCCGGGCCCGCACCCCGGTCGTGTTCCAGGACCGGAAGGTGCGCTCACGCTCGGCGTACCCGCCGTCGATGACGATCCGCCCCGGATCGGACCGGTCGGCGAACGCGCCACAGAAACACGGGTGCACGCCGACGTGCACGAAGCGACCGCCCGGAGCCAACACCCGGGCCGCCTCCGCGATCACCGCCGGATAGTCGGGCAGGTCGGTGTGCCCGAGCACGCAGGTCACCGCGGGCACGCTCGCGTCGGCGACCGGCAGCCGGGCCGCGTCCCCCCGGGCCACCGGCAACCGCCCGCGGGCGTGCCGCAACTGCCCGGCGGAGAGGTCCACCCCGACCGGGTCCCAGCCCAGCCGGCGCAGCTGCGCGGCGTGCACCCCGGTACCGCAGCACAGGTCCAGGCAGCGGCCCGGACCGGTGCCGAGCAGGCCGGCGAGCTGCCGACGGACCCGGTCCATGTAGTCGGCCGAGGTGTCGGAGGCGTACTCCTCGTACCAGTCGGCGATGGCGTCGTACGCGGCGGTCGTCATTCGCGCACACTAGATCGGCCACCGGCCCGACCGCAGCCCCCACCGGCGGTGATGATCCGCTACGGTCACCGGCATGACCTGGGAGGATCTCGACGCGCGTCTCGACAGGGTGCCCGGCACCATCTCCGTGTACGTGGGCCGGCTGGGCGCCCGGCCCACGTGGACCCGGCGGGCCGACGCCACCCACTACGCGGCCAGCACCATGAAGGCGGCCGTGCTGGTGGCGCTGTACCGCGCCGCCGAAGCCGGCCGGCTGGATTTGGACGACCCGGTCCCGGTGCGCAACGGCTTCGACTCGGCGCTGGCGGGCGCACCCCGCTTCGCCAACGACCAGGACTACGACAACGACGAGGCGGTCTGGGCACGCGTCGGCG
This region includes:
- the typA gene encoding translational GTPase TypA; translated protein: MQLRTDLRNVAIIAHVDHGKTTLVDAMLRQAGAYGARGEVTERVMDSMDLEREKGITILAKNTGVHYLPADGSDPVTINIIDTPGHADFGGEVERGLTMVDGVILLVDSSEGPLPQTRFVLRKALKARMPIILVINKVDRPDARIKEVVDDTYELFLDLDADEEQIDFPIVYACARDGIASLTQPADGSVPQDSHNLEPLFRTLLDTIPPPAYEEDAPLQAHVTNLDASPFLGRLALCRVRQGTINKGQTVAWCRTDGSTQRVRISELLMTEGLERKPAESAGPGDIIAVAGIPEIMIGETLADAENPVPLPLITVDEPAISMTIGTNNSPLVGRVKGAKVTARMVKDRLDKELVGNVSLRVLPTERPDAWEVQGRGELALAILVEQMRREQYELTVGKPQVVTREIDGRTCEPVERLTIDAPEEYLGAITQLLATRKGRMEQLVNHGTGWIRMEWLVPARGLIGFRTEFLTETRGTGILHHVFESYEPWFGELRTRATGSLVADRSGAVTAFAMTNLQERGQLFVEPGTEVYEGMIVGENSRSDDMDVNITKEKKLTNMRSSTAEETEKLIPPRKLSLEQALEFCREDECVEVTPAAVRIRKVILDQTQRGRLAARRKHAG
- a CDS encoding class I SAM-dependent methyltransferase; protein product: MTTAAYDAIADWYEEYASDTSADYMDRVRRQLAGLLGTGPGRCLDLCCGTGVHAAQLRRLGWDPVGVDLSAGQLRHARGRLPVARGDAARLPVADASVPAVTCVLGHTDLPDYPAVIAEAARVLAPGGRFVHVGVHPCFCGAFADRSDPGRIVIDGGYAERERTFRSWNTTGVRARVGAWHLPLADLLNAVTAAGLTVTRVQESGSTPVPDVLALQATKPAA